From Spirosoma agri, one genomic window encodes:
- a CDS encoding efflux RND transporter periplasmic adaptor subunit: protein MKLYPILVVLTILTIGCKDKPKPVVKSIPRPTVSNDGNRITFPDTVMMRSFTTEPAHSEVIRTDFSAPGHVAAMVLKSTENPAERLVLFDEPSLSENYTAILQHRINIQTERGNLGRVKDLQAHGAASGKEVIEAQTQLANEQAAIISDEATLKLAGFDPEELRRARPNTILVVCEIPENQFGMIKKGLPCTLNFTSFPNERFVGRIDNVNDYVDNTTRQIKLRISVPNPDGRLKAGMFATVGFGVTEGKFMTVSRDAVVTVQGRDYVFVKTGPQAIERRELQLGQQRQDRVVVLGGLRENEPVTVVNTLQLKGLSFGY, encoded by the coding sequence ATGAAACTGTATCCCATCCTTGTCGTCCTTACGATTCTGACCATTGGTTGTAAAGACAAACCAAAGCCGGTCGTTAAGTCGATACCCCGCCCTACCGTGAGCAACGATGGCAATCGCATAACGTTTCCGGATACGGTCATGATGCGCTCGTTTACGACCGAACCGGCTCATTCGGAAGTAATCCGCACTGATTTTTCGGCACCGGGACACGTAGCCGCCATGGTGTTGAAGTCTACGGAAAACCCAGCCGAGCGGCTCGTCTTATTCGACGAACCCAGTTTGTCCGAAAACTACACGGCTATTTTGCAGCATCGGATCAATATCCAGACCGAGCGCGGTAATCTGGGCCGGGTAAAGGATTTACAGGCCCACGGAGCCGCATCGGGCAAAGAAGTCATCGAGGCTCAAACACAACTGGCCAATGAACAGGCAGCCATTATTTCGGACGAAGCCACACTCAAACTGGCTGGTTTCGACCCCGAAGAATTACGACGGGCGCGGCCAAACACGATTCTGGTCGTTTGCGAAATACCGGAAAATCAGTTTGGTATGATCAAAAAGGGCTTACCCTGTACCCTTAATTTCACGTCGTTCCCCAACGAGCGGTTTGTTGGGCGGATCGATAATGTCAATGACTACGTGGACAATACAACACGTCAGATCAAACTACGCATTTCAGTGCCGAATCCCGATGGTCGGCTCAAAGCAGGCATGTTTGCTACGGTTGGGTTTGGCGTTACCGAAGGAAAGTTCATGACCGTTTCGCGGGATGCAGTGGTGACGGTGCAGGGTCGCGATTATGTCTTTGTCAAGACCGGACCGCAAGCCATTGAACGCCGGGAACTGCAACTCGGTCAGCAACGACAGGATCGGGTGGTCGTGCTTGGCGGCTTGCGCGAGAACGAGCCGGTCACGGTGGTCAATACGCTGCAATTGAAAGGCTTAAGTTTCGGGTATTGA
- a CDS encoding carboxymuconolactone decarboxylase family protein, protein MPRITPLPASEVTPDIQAAFDAHVNDYPGSRITNMKATLGRSLLSFQVYMQWYPLYEDVKKILGGRLAYLFAHAISEGSNCPLCTTFFRRIIIDNGEQPDNLQLTNHEQAVINFGSAIAVHKGEVPDDLYDPIAERYTEPELVVLVAFAGQMIATNVFNNVLDVTIDEYLYPYLPLTQQPQP, encoded by the coding sequence ATGCCCCGTATCACGCCCCTACCCGCCAGTGAAGTAACGCCCGATATACAGGCGGCCTTCGACGCACACGTCAATGATTACCCTGGTAGTCGCATCACGAACATGAAAGCCACGCTGGGTCGCTCACTGCTGTCTTTCCAGGTGTATATGCAGTGGTATCCGCTCTACGAAGACGTGAAGAAAATACTGGGCGGTCGGCTGGCTTATCTATTCGCCCATGCGATTTCGGAGGGATCGAACTGCCCGCTGTGTACTACCTTTTTCCGACGGATCATTATCGACAATGGCGAACAACCCGACAATTTGCAGCTGACGAACCACGAACAGGCCGTTATCAACTTCGGGAGTGCCATTGCGGTGCATAAGGGTGAGGTTCCGGATGATCTTTATGATCCCATTGCCGAGCGGTATACCGAGCCGGAACTTGTCGTACTGGTTGCGTTTGCCGGGCAAATGATTGCCACGAACGTATTCAACAACGTGCTGGACGTGACTATTGATGAGTACCTCTACCCCTATCTACCTCTCACCCAACAACCCCAACCCTAA
- a CDS encoding methionine aminotransferase, with amino-acid sequence MNTTFRPSLQSKLPAVGTTIFTVMSKLAAETGAINLSQGFPGFDCSPELVSLVERYLRKGFNQYAPMTGVPALREALAQKALEQYAVAYDPDSEVTVTSGATEALFAAITAVVRPGDEVIVFEPAYDSYVPAIELNGGIPVFVTLTPSEVDSSIANASDYTIDWQEVSHKITDKTRLILVNTPHNPTGRVWTADDIQQLADLVHDRDIWVVSDEVYEHILFDGRVHHSLMTHPTLQERTFVVGSFGKTFHITGWKVGYCLAPKALTTEFRKIHQYLTFSTVTPIQYALADYLQNPGHYRQLPDFYQRKRDLFLDGLRQSRFRFNPAEGSFFQTVSYADITDEPDYELAVRLTKEIGVASIPVSVFYKQKNDYRVLRFCFAKDDAILREAAERLSHL; translated from the coding sequence ATGAACACGACATTCAGGCCGAGTCTTCAATCGAAATTACCCGCTGTTGGCACCACTATTTTCACCGTCATGTCGAAGCTGGCGGCTGAAACGGGAGCCATTAATCTCTCGCAGGGGTTTCCGGGTTTCGATTGTTCGCCCGAACTGGTGTCGCTGGTGGAGCGCTACCTGCGCAAGGGGTTCAACCAATATGCGCCCATGACAGGCGTTCCGGCCCTGCGTGAAGCCCTGGCGCAGAAAGCCCTGGAGCAGTATGCTGTTGCCTATGACCCCGATTCGGAAGTGACGGTTACGTCGGGTGCGACGGAGGCCCTCTTTGCGGCCATCACGGCGGTAGTGCGGCCCGGCGACGAAGTCATTGTGTTTGAGCCCGCTTATGATAGCTACGTTCCGGCCATTGAACTAAACGGCGGCATTCCGGTCTTCGTGACGTTGACGCCGTCTGAGGTGGATTCGTCTATCGCCAATGCGTCCGACTACACCATCGACTGGCAGGAAGTAAGTCACAAAATCACAGATAAGACCCGGTTGATTCTGGTCAATACGCCCCACAATCCGACCGGCCGCGTCTGGACAGCGGACGATATTCAGCAACTGGCCGACCTGGTTCACGATCGGGATATCTGGGTTGTAAGCGACGAAGTGTATGAACACATTCTGTTCGATGGCCGGGTTCATCATTCGCTAATGACGCATCCGACGTTGCAGGAACGGACGTTTGTGGTTGGTTCATTCGGAAAGACATTCCACATTACCGGCTGGAAAGTCGGCTATTGTCTAGCACCCAAAGCACTGACCACCGAGTTTCGAAAGATCCATCAATACCTGACATTCAGCACAGTTACGCCTATTCAGTACGCACTGGCCGATTACTTACAGAATCCCGGTCACTATCGACAGCTACCCGACTTTTACCAGCGAAAGCGCGATCTGTTTCTGGATGGTCTGCGTCAGTCTCGCTTCCGGTTCAACCCGGCGGAGGGCAGTTTTTTTCAGACCGTTTCTTACGCTGACATTACGGACGAACCGGATTACGAACTGGCGGTACGGCTCACGAAGGAAATTGGGGTTGCTTCAATTCCGGTTTCGGTGTTTTACAAGCAGAAAAACGATTACCGGGTGTTGCGGTTCTGCTTCGCCAAAGACGACGCCATTCTACGGGAAGCTGCTGAACGACTCAGTCACTTATAA
- a CDS encoding PLP-dependent cysteine synthase family protein, producing the protein MNTPIESGIKPAIQEKFEHLWHLVGNTPMLELFYTDQGLPRSLYVKCEHYNLTGSMKDRMALHVLHQAYRQGHIQPGDRIVEATSGSSGIAFSAVGRALGHPVTIIMPAGISQERIDIIRSLGADIILFTKEEGGFMGAIRRSEDMAAANPRVFLPRQFANQYNAESHRLTTGKEIWLQLQSVDITPDAFVAGVGTGGTVMGVGRYLKSRKPDIRIHPLEPAESPTLSVGYKNGTHRIQGFFDEFIPDILKLNELDRVVQASDGDSILVAQKLALQLGVAVGISSGANLIGAINLQREMGSAARVVTILCDSNKKYLSTDLVKEEPIKRGYVAPDIEFTDYRPISRLLVGRPGVF; encoded by the coding sequence ATGAATACACCCATCGAGAGTGGCATTAAACCGGCGATTCAGGAAAAGTTTGAACACCTATGGCATTTGGTTGGCAACACTCCGATGCTGGAGTTATTTTACACGGATCAGGGGCTACCGCGTTCGCTATACGTCAAGTGTGAGCATTATAACCTGACCGGTAGTATGAAAGACCGGATGGCGTTGCATGTACTGCACCAGGCATACCGGCAGGGTCACATACAACCCGGCGATCGTATTGTCGAAGCCACCAGTGGTAGTTCGGGCATTGCTTTTTCGGCAGTGGGTCGGGCGTTGGGCCATCCCGTCACGATCATCATGCCCGCGGGAATCAGTCAGGAGCGAATCGACATTATCCGAAGCCTGGGGGCTGACATCATCCTGTTCACGAAGGAGGAAGGTGGATTTATGGGGGCAATCCGTCGGTCGGAAGACATGGCCGCTGCGAATCCGCGTGTTTTTCTGCCCCGCCAGTTTGCTAATCAATACAACGCCGAGTCCCACCGGCTGACGACGGGCAAGGAGATCTGGCTACAACTACAAAGCGTTGATATTACGCCCGATGCGTTCGTGGCGGGTGTTGGTACGGGTGGTACGGTGATGGGTGTTGGTCGATACCTCAAATCCCGCAAGCCCGATATTCGCATCCACCCGCTCGAACCCGCCGAATCGCCCACGCTGTCGGTAGGTTATAAAAACGGAACACACCGGATCCAGGGCTTTTTTGACGAATTTATTCCGGACATTCTTAAGCTGAACGAACTGGATCGGGTTGTGCAGGCCAGTGATGGGGATTCGATTCTGGTGGCTCAGAAGCTAGCGCTTCAACTGGGCGTAGCCGTTGGTATTTCGTCGGGCGCCAACCTGATTGGAGCCATCAATCTTCAGCGCGAAATGGGCTCGGCGGCTCGCGTGGTGACCATCCTGTGCGACAGTAATAAAAAATACCTCAGTACTGACCTCGTGAAAGAGGAACCCATAAAACGGGGGTACGTCGCTCCCGATATTGAGTTTACCGATTACCGGCCCATCAGCCGCCTGTTGGTTGGTCGGCCGGGTGTATTCTAA
- a CDS encoding DUF1684 domain-containing protein, translating to MPHHRRCGIPTGLYNNLNIMNYQINTLVKMRNGDSTKRITSLHWSVTLCLLAILLTAGFRVADDPAYREKIDAWHQERITSLKSENGWLNLVGLVWLKAGKNALGRGSGFDVSFPTDDAPASLGTLYLDKGEVRFVPNQGVDVSADGKVLTESTVVFSPNDKPATLAHGSLRWLIIKRGDKYGVRMRDLKSPYLSEFHGVNRFPVDESWQVKARVETPSVPKTIPILDVLGLTSQQPLAGTLVFERAGKTYRLDAVGEGKKLFILFGDATNAHDSYGSGRFLYADKPGPDGITTLDFNQAINPPCAFTPYATCPLPPKQNKLALAVTAGEKRYGDH from the coding sequence ATGCCGCATCACCGCCGGTGCGGCATTCCGACCGGTCTCTACAATAATCTGAATATTATGAACTATCAAATCAACACATTAGTAAAGATGAGAAATGGCGACTCTACTAAAAGAATAACATCATTACACTGGTCGGTCACTCTATGCCTACTGGCGATTTTACTCACCGCTGGCTTTCGCGTTGCCGACGATCCGGCCTATCGGGAAAAGATTGACGCCTGGCATCAGGAACGCATCACGTCGCTGAAAAGTGAAAACGGCTGGCTCAATCTGGTAGGTCTGGTCTGGTTAAAGGCCGGTAAAAACGCGCTGGGTCGAGGCTCGGGTTTCGATGTATCGTTCCCAACGGACGACGCTCCGGCTAGCTTGGGGACCCTTTACCTTGATAAAGGCGAAGTACGGTTTGTGCCGAACCAGGGAGTTGATGTGTCGGCAGACGGAAAAGTGCTTACCGAGTCCACCGTTGTTTTTAGCCCGAACGATAAACCAGCGACATTGGCACACGGTTCGTTGCGATGGCTCATTATCAAGCGGGGCGACAAATACGGCGTTCGGATGCGCGACCTGAAAAGTCCTTACCTGAGTGAGTTTCACGGCGTCAACCGCTTTCCGGTCGATGAAAGCTGGCAGGTGAAAGCGCGCGTCGAAACCCCTTCGGTCCCGAAAACGATTCCCATTCTGGATGTGCTTGGCCTCACGTCCCAGCAGCCACTAGCCGGTACGCTTGTTTTTGAGCGAGCGGGTAAAACCTACCGGCTGGATGCCGTTGGCGAAGGCAAGAAATTATTTATCCTGTTTGGTGATGCGACCAACGCCCACGACAGTTACGGATCGGGGCGGTTCCTGTACGCGGATAAACCAGGACCGGATGGCATAACCACGCTTGACTTCAACCAGGCAATCAATCCGCCCTGCGCCTTTACCCCTTACGCGACCTGCCCGTTGCCCCCGAAGCAGAACAAACTGGCACTGGCCGTTACAGCTGGCGAAAAACGATACGGAGACCATTGA
- a CDS encoding mycofactocin-coupled SDR family oxidoreductase, translating into MADFQGQVAFITGAAHGQGRAVALALATEGASIVAFDLAKPLAYPGYTLGSETELDSLKHAVEALGVSCLTAQGDVRRNEDVKRAVDAAVDQFGRIDILFNNAGICAYGLAHELPEEEWDAMLDINLKGAWLVAKHIIPVMIKQQSGVIINNSSIAGLRGMNRLSHYAASKWGLVGLTKSWAIELAPHTIRVNSIHPTGVNTPMNDGLAELEGTTTQEIAERSAGNLLPVPWVEPEDVSSMVLYLASDKARYITGSQFVLDAGLLTR; encoded by the coding sequence ATGGCTGATTTTCAAGGGCAGGTAGCTTTCATCACCGGCGCGGCTCACGGTCAGGGGCGGGCGGTAGCACTAGCACTGGCTACCGAAGGCGCGTCTATCGTCGCGTTCGATCTGGCTAAACCGCTGGCCTATCCCGGTTATACGCTCGGCTCGGAAACCGAACTCGACTCGTTGAAGCATGCGGTAGAGGCCCTTGGCGTTTCGTGTCTGACCGCGCAGGGTGACGTTCGGCGGAACGAAGACGTGAAACGGGCCGTCGATGCAGCCGTCGATCAATTTGGGCGTATCGATATTCTGTTCAACAATGCCGGAATCTGCGCCTACGGACTAGCCCACGAACTACCCGAAGAGGAATGGGACGCCATGCTCGACATCAACCTGAAAGGAGCCTGGCTGGTCGCTAAACACATCATCCCGGTTATGATCAAGCAGCAATCGGGCGTGATCATCAACAATTCATCCATTGCCGGACTGCGGGGCATGAATCGTCTGAGTCATTATGCGGCTTCCAAATGGGGGCTGGTCGGCTTAACCAAATCGTGGGCTATTGAACTGGCTCCACACACAATCCGGGTCAACTCAATCCATCCAACGGGTGTCAACACGCCCATGAACGATGGGCTGGCCGAACTGGAAGGAACCACGACGCAGGAAATTGCCGAACGCTCGGCGGGCAATCTATTGCCCGTTCCGTGGGTTGAACCGGAGGACGTGTCCAGCATGGTACTTTATCTGGCTTCCGACAAAGCCCGCTACATAACTGGCTCGCAGTTTGTGCTGGATGCCGGACTGCTAACGCGTTGA
- a CDS encoding TolC family protein codes for MLVKRILYCLLCLSSVSLEAVSQTPITLRQALQQVRTNSPALRVERLNINAAQADQTTANLRPNPVLNNQTLIQLTPTPGAEAVGPFGRQRRQFWLQATKEFDIHNKRLYRNRFAEANTALATRSVDETERTLLFDVANRFLDAWYARIQLALLQRAKANVDTLVQLNRVRLKNLVISNTDLMRTQLISDQYAIQTRTAQQDLNNRLAELRLALATTDSITVAMNDSVISATVFNPLGFYPTVKASADSLLRLASATRADVKVAEANLETARRNVDLQQVLAKPRNEAGFIWNPQNAIPYAGVFLTLELPVYSRNQGEIQKSRILQEQAGQAAALVQARIRSEVETAYQSLLTSRQNVDRFTAIRRDADQVLASVRYAYLRGATTLIDLLQAQTAWFDTQTAYYQNLYIYRQNYVRLLYATGEINTY; via the coding sequence ATGCTGGTAAAAAGAATACTATATTGCCTGCTGTGCCTTAGTTCTGTAAGTCTGGAAGCCGTGTCCCAAACACCCATCACCTTACGGCAGGCACTGCAACAAGTTCGCACGAATAGTCCCGCCCTACGGGTTGAGCGACTGAACATTAATGCGGCTCAAGCGGACCAGACAACGGCTAATTTACGGCCAAACCCAGTTCTAAATAACCAAACGCTGATTCAGTTGACCCCGACTCCCGGAGCGGAAGCGGTAGGACCTTTTGGTCGGCAACGACGGCAGTTCTGGCTTCAGGCAACCAAAGAGTTCGACATTCATAACAAGCGCCTGTACCGGAATCGCTTTGCCGAAGCCAATACTGCCCTAGCGACCCGGAGCGTTGACGAAACGGAACGTACGTTACTGTTCGATGTTGCCAATCGGTTTCTGGATGCGTGGTATGCCCGAATTCAGCTTGCCTTGCTGCAACGTGCCAAAGCAAACGTTGATACGCTGGTTCAGTTGAACAGGGTACGCCTGAAAAATCTGGTCATCAGCAATACCGACCTGATGCGTACGCAGCTCATTTCTGACCAGTATGCTATTCAGACGCGTACGGCACAGCAGGACCTTAACAACCGGTTAGCGGAACTACGGCTCGCGCTGGCAACGACCGACAGCATCACCGTCGCCATGAACGATTCGGTTATCAGTGCCACCGTCTTTAACCCGCTCGGTTTTTACCCAACTGTGAAAGCCAGTGCCGATAGTCTGCTTCGGCTGGCATCGGCAACCCGCGCCGACGTGAAAGTCGCGGAGGCCAATCTCGAAACGGCCCGTCGCAATGTGGATTTGCAGCAGGTGCTGGCCAAACCCCGCAACGAAGCGGGCTTCATCTGGAACCCACAAAATGCGATCCCGTATGCCGGTGTTTTTCTAACCCTCGAACTACCTGTTTATAGTCGAAATCAGGGTGAAATCCAGAAATCCCGCATTTTGCAGGAGCAGGCCGGACAAGCAGCTGCGCTGGTACAAGCCCGTATACGCTCTGAAGTCGAAACGGCCTACCAGTCGTTACTAACCAGCCGCCAGAACGTCGACCGGTTCACCGCGATCCGGCGCGACGCCGATCAGGTACTGGCTTCGGTGCGGTACGCGTATCTGCGGGGTGCCACAACGCTCATCGATCTCCTTCAGGCGCAAACAGCGTGGTTCGACACACAAACGGCCTATTACCAGAACCTGTATATCTACCGACAGAACTATGTTCGCCTGCTGTATGCAACGGGTGAGATCAACACATACTAA
- a CDS encoding efflux RND transporter permease subunit: MIQKLITFSLRNRWVVVGLAVAVMGLGLWCFKLLKIEAYPDIADTNVIIIAKYDGRAAEEVEQQVTIPIERVLNNVPHVTDRRSRTIFGLSVVQLNFDETVTDYFARQQVIERLSGAQLPDGVEPELAPLTTAVGEIYRYVIEAPASMTPMQLRDLQDWTIIPQLLQVPGLADVTTFGGPIKQYQVIPDPAKLRKYSLTLQEVIEAVQKNNQNTGGNIIARGGQGFAVRGLGALKSPEDIQNIVLKTNEGVPVLVRDVASVEINPPAPSGILGYRIPDEGLDVIGATEGIVLLRRGENPSEVLELLKEKIADLEARELPKGVHLRILYDRGFLIDHSLETVAHTLIEGISIVVILLVLFLGSLRAALVVTVTIPFSLLFAFILMKLVGIPANLLSLGAIDFGIIVDGASVMAEHLIRRYRSSGPGDRNKGIVTVTALSAGEVAREIFFSVTIIVLAYMPILLMQRVEGKLFSPMALTLSFAVIGSLLCALTVIPVLISFAFRKALAPDGKPLKEHKNFLLSPLEKGYQWLLQSTLLKAPKLVVGVGLTVVLVMIGFGLKLGTEFLPELDEGSIFMRAFMPSGITIQENAKIAPKIRDIIAKYKPVSFVITQSGRNDDGTDPFPSDRTEILVGLKDYSTWSDSISKKEIVSSVQNELQEAFPGAFFSSGQPIIDQVMEIVTGSAADLAISVVGNDLTVMRAKADSIAALVRGMNGAVSVNIEQEGPQDQLAIKINRPAAARYGINVSEIENMIEAAIGGKAIGTIYDEAKRYDIVVRFTPESRGSIDAIRLLQVPSATGALIPMNELADIRYVQGQTNIYRINGKRMVTVRTNIRGRDQGGFVKEISQKVEQHVKIPEGYSVIYGGQYENLERAGGQLSISIPLTIVVVFLFLFMLYGNVRDTLLTLTCLLFALAGGIGALLLRGYNFNVSAGVGFVSIFGISVMAGVLLVSALNRNLMGSTKPLLEVTIETAQEQFRAIMAIMVVAIIGLVPAAISSGIGSDVQRPLATVIIGGLTTTLFFTPLIIPPLFYLVYRRRPRPTPLDSAGKHIPEPIEEGTEL, translated from the coding sequence ATGATTCAGAAATTAATTACATTCTCCCTCAGAAATCGCTGGGTCGTTGTCGGGCTGGCGGTCGCTGTTATGGGACTGGGTTTGTGGTGTTTCAAACTGCTGAAGATTGAAGCCTACCCCGACATTGCCGATACGAACGTTATCATCATCGCTAAATACGATGGCCGCGCAGCCGAAGAGGTCGAGCAGCAGGTAACGATCCCAATCGAGCGGGTACTGAACAATGTGCCGCACGTTACGGACCGACGTTCCCGGACCATTTTCGGGCTGTCGGTCGTTCAACTGAACTTCGACGAAACCGTAACGGACTATTTTGCCCGGCAGCAGGTTATCGAGCGGTTGAGTGGAGCGCAGCTTCCTGATGGCGTCGAACCGGAACTGGCCCCGCTGACCACGGCGGTGGGTGAAATCTACCGCTATGTCATTGAAGCGCCGGCCAGCATGACGCCCATGCAGTTGCGTGATTTGCAGGACTGGACCATCATTCCTCAACTGTTGCAGGTGCCGGGTCTGGCCGATGTTACGACCTTCGGTGGACCGATCAAACAGTATCAGGTGATTCCTGATCCGGCCAAACTGCGCAAATACAGCCTGACCCTGCAGGAAGTGATCGAAGCCGTTCAGAAGAACAACCAGAACACGGGCGGCAATATCATTGCCCGAGGTGGTCAGGGGTTTGCGGTACGTGGGTTGGGCGCGCTCAAATCGCCGGAAGACATCCAGAACATCGTCCTGAAAACCAATGAGGGCGTACCGGTTCTCGTCCGCGATGTGGCCAGCGTTGAAATCAACCCGCCAGCGCCATCGGGTATTCTGGGCTACCGGATTCCCGACGAAGGACTCGACGTGATCGGTGCCACCGAAGGCATCGTGCTACTGCGACGGGGCGAAAATCCGAGTGAAGTGCTGGAGCTGCTCAAAGAGAAAATTGCTGATCTCGAAGCGCGGGAATTACCCAAAGGCGTTCATTTACGTATTCTCTATGACCGGGGGTTCCTGATCGACCATTCGCTCGAAACGGTTGCGCACACCCTCATCGAAGGTATTTCGATCGTTGTGATTCTTCTCGTGCTGTTTCTGGGCAGTTTGCGGGCGGCTCTGGTGGTTACGGTTACGATTCCGTTCTCGCTGCTCTTTGCGTTCATTCTGATGAAGCTGGTGGGCATTCCGGCAAACTTGCTGTCGCTGGGTGCGATTGATTTTGGGATCATTGTCGATGGGGCCAGCGTAATGGCCGAACACCTCATCCGACGCTACCGATCATCCGGACCAGGCGATCGAAATAAAGGCATCGTAACGGTTACGGCCCTATCGGCGGGGGAAGTAGCCCGGGAGATTTTCTTCTCGGTTACGATCATCGTGCTGGCCTACATGCCCATTCTGCTCATGCAGCGGGTCGAAGGCAAGCTGTTCAGCCCGATGGCGCTGACGTTATCGTTTGCAGTAATTGGTTCGCTGCTGTGCGCCCTCACGGTTATACCCGTGCTGATCTCGTTTGCCTTCCGGAAAGCACTGGCACCCGATGGAAAACCGCTGAAAGAGCACAAAAATTTCCTGCTATCTCCGCTGGAAAAAGGCTATCAGTGGCTGTTACAATCGACATTGCTCAAAGCCCCGAAACTGGTCGTCGGTGTTGGGTTGACGGTCGTGCTGGTCATGATCGGATTCGGCCTGAAGCTCGGCACCGAGTTTTTGCCGGAGCTCGACGAAGGGTCCATTTTCATGCGGGCGTTCATGCCGTCGGGGATTACCATTCAGGAAAACGCCAAGATCGCGCCCAAAATCCGCGACATTATTGCCAAATATAAACCCGTTAGTTTCGTCATTACCCAATCGGGCCGCAACGACGATGGCACCGACCCGTTCCCGTCCGATCGTACCGAAATTCTGGTTGGCTTAAAGGATTACAGCACCTGGTCGGATAGCATCTCGAAGAAAGAAATTGTCAGCTCGGTGCAAAATGAGTTGCAGGAAGCCTTTCCGGGTGCCTTCTTTTCATCGGGTCAGCCGATTATCGATCAGGTCATGGAGATCGTAACGGGTAGCGCAGCCGATCTGGCTATTTCGGTCGTCGGTAACGATCTGACAGTTATGCGCGCCAAAGCCGATAGCATTGCCGCCCTGGTACGGGGCATGAATGGCGCCGTGTCCGTAAATATCGAGCAGGAAGGGCCGCAGGATCAACTGGCGATCAAGATCAATCGTCCGGCTGCTGCCCGGTACGGCATCAACGTATCGGAGATCGAGAACATGATCGAAGCGGCCATTGGCGGCAAAGCTATCGGCACTATCTACGACGAAGCCAAACGCTACGATATTGTTGTACGGTTCACGCCCGAAAGTCGGGGCAGTATCGACGCCATCCGGCTGCTGCAAGTTCCTTCGGCTACGGGAGCGCTGATCCCGATGAACGAGCTGGCCGATATTCGGTATGTGCAGGGCCAGACCAATATTTACCGCATCAACGGCAAGCGGATGGTCACCGTCCGGACCAATATCCGCGGACGGGACCAGGGCGGTTTCGTAAAAGAAATCAGCCAGAAGGTTGAGCAGCACGTCAAGATTCCAGAAGGGTACAGCGTCATCTACGGCGGTCAATACGAGAATTTGGAACGAGCGGGCGGTCAATTGAGTATCTCAATCCCGCTGACGATCGTTGTTGTGTTCTTATTTCTCTTTATGCTCTATGGTAATGTGCGTGATACGTTGCTCACCCTGACCTGCCTGCTGTTTGCGCTGGCAGGTGGTATTGGTGCGCTGTTATTGCGGGGCTATAACTTCAACGTGTCGGCGGGGGTTGGCTTCGTATCGATTTTCGGTATTTCCGTTATGGCGGGCGTATTGCTGGTTTCAGCCTTGAATCGCAATTTGATGGGTAGCACCAAGCCCTTACTGGAAGTCACCATCGAAACGGCGCAGGAACAGTTTCGAGCGATCATGGCCATTATGGTCGTCGCCATCATCGGCCTTGTGCCAGCCGCGATTTCGAGCGGTATCGGCTCAGACGTACAGCGTCCGCTTGCTACGGTGATCATCGGGGGCCTAACCACAACACTCTTTTTTACACCGCTTATTATCCCCCCTCTTTTCTACCTGGTGTATCGTCGGCGGCCCCGGCCCACTCCACTGGATTCAGCCGGCAAACACATTCCCGAACCAATCGAGGAAGGAACGGAGCTGTAG
- a CDS encoding DUF4395 domain-containing protein, with translation MKNTGIQTYLNQFQTELDCPVDGVKINENKVRTIAFFVLLTGIAYIVTSYWLLPLFLTVDFALRAFDYGKFSPLAQLSDAVVKGLNFPVRPIDQAPKRFAAGVGMVFTTAMLILHAIGINTLILTSVLLIFAALELLAGICAGCYVYTILKRSKLIR, from the coding sequence ATGAAAAATACAGGCATTCAGACCTATCTAAATCAATTCCAAACCGAACTGGATTGCCCCGTGGACGGGGTAAAAATCAATGAGAACAAAGTACGGACGATCGCCTTTTTTGTCCTGCTGACGGGCATTGCCTACATCGTTACCTCGTATTGGCTACTACCACTTTTTCTGACCGTTGACTTTGCACTGCGGGCGTTCGACTACGGAAAATTTAGTCCACTGGCGCAACTGAGCGATGCTGTTGTGAAGGGGCTGAACTTTCCGGTTCGCCCCATCGACCAGGCTCCCAAACGGTTTGCGGCTGGCGTCGGTATGGTATTCACCACGGCAATGCTGATCTTGCACGCAATAGGCATCAATACCCTGATTCTAACGAGTGTACTGCTTATTTTCGCAGCACTGGAATTGCTGGCCGGTATTTGCGCCGGTTGTTATGTATACACGATCCTGAAACGAAGCAAACTCATTCGCTAA